Proteins encoded within one genomic window of Bradyrhizobium sp. 186:
- a CDS encoding tripartite tricarboxylate transporter substrate binding protein BugD → MISFVLKRCLAALAVLSFAAAAFAQEFPKRPITMIVPFAAGGTSDVIARTVAEQMGIALGQTIVIENVAGAGGSTALARASRAEPDGYTIAIGNAGTNAATYTIYPKLPFTPDSFVPIAMVAKTFGIVAVRKDFPAKDLKEFIAYAKANPGKINLGHAGVGSSNYLICKSFVTAAGIDATLVGYRGAAPALTDAIGSQIDGVCDAAASVSQSINDKLVRGLVVGSTVRLATLSDLPNSAEAGLPEFEAQGWNGLFAPQGTPPAVIAKLNAAARTAVETDAVKKRFADLSTVAPDDNEHAPELLQQLVTRDVEKYRKMLADDAK, encoded by the coding sequence GTGATTTCGTTCGTGTTGAAGCGGTGTCTCGCCGCGCTCGCGGTGCTCTCATTCGCGGCTGCTGCGTTCGCGCAGGAGTTTCCCAAGCGTCCGATCACCATGATCGTGCCGTTCGCGGCCGGCGGTACCTCGGACGTGATCGCGCGCACGGTCGCCGAGCAGATGGGCATCGCACTCGGCCAGACCATCGTGATCGAGAACGTCGCCGGCGCCGGTGGCTCGACCGCGCTGGCGCGCGCCTCCCGCGCCGAGCCGGACGGCTACACCATTGCGATCGGCAATGCCGGGACCAACGCCGCGACCTATACGATCTATCCCAAGCTCCCGTTCACGCCGGACTCCTTCGTGCCGATTGCGATGGTGGCGAAAACGTTCGGCATCGTCGCCGTGCGGAAAGATTTTCCGGCGAAGGACCTCAAGGAGTTCATCGCCTACGCCAAGGCCAATCCCGGCAAGATCAATCTCGGCCATGCCGGCGTCGGCTCCTCGAATTACCTGATCTGCAAGAGCTTCGTCACGGCCGCCGGGATCGACGCAACGCTGGTCGGCTATCGCGGCGCGGCGCCCGCGCTGACCGATGCGATCGGCAGCCAGATCGACGGCGTCTGCGACGCAGCGGCCTCCGTCTCGCAATCGATCAACGACAAGCTGGTGAGGGGCCTCGTGGTTGGCTCGACCGTGCGGCTGGCCACGCTGTCCGATCTGCCCAATTCCGCTGAAGCGGGGCTGCCCGAATTCGAGGCGCAGGGCTGGAACGGCCTGTTCGCGCCCCAGGGCACGCCTCCGGCCGTCATCGCCAAGCTGAACGCCGCCGCGCGCACGGCGGTTGAGACCGACGCGGTGAAAAAGCGTTTTGCCGATCTCTCGACCGTTGCGCCCGACGACAACGAACATGCGCCGGAGCTGCTTCAGCAACTCGTGACGCGCGACGTCGAGAAGTACCGGAAAATGCTGGCGGACGACGCCAAGTAA